A single region of the Bartonella harrusi genome encodes:
- the lspA gene encoding signal peptidase II, which translates to MIRKSLPFFLLGLAFTVAIDQAVKYWVMHNMLLGTEKPLLPFLSLYHVRNSGIAFSFFSSFSHWGLIAITFAVLLFLFWLWKNTEYHKSLTRFGFTLIIGGAIGNLIDRIRFHHVTDYILFHIDDIFYFAIFNLADSFITLGVIAILFEELRTWIKTKRHSNHTFSE; encoded by the coding sequence ATGATTCGTAAATCTCTGCCTTTTTTTCTCCTTGGTTTAGCATTTACAGTAGCAATTGACCAAGCGGTCAAATACTGGGTCATGCACAATATGCTTCTAGGAACAGAGAAACCCCTCCTTCCTTTCCTTTCTCTTTATCATGTGCGTAATTCTGGCATTGCATTTTCGTTTTTTTCTTCTTTTTCTCATTGGGGGCTTATTGCCATTACATTTGCTGTTCTTCTTTTCCTTTTCTGGCTCTGGAAAAACACTGAATATCATAAATCTTTAACGCGTTTTGGTTTTACCCTTATCATTGGAGGGGCAATTGGCAATCTTATTGACCGTATCCGCTTTCACCATGTCACGGATTATATACTTTTTCATATCGATGATATTTTTTATTTTGCTATTTTCAATCTTGCCGATAGTTTTATCACTCTCGGTGTTATAGCTATACTTTTTGAAGAATTGCGGACTTGGATAAAAACAAAACGTCATTCTAATCATACATTTTCTGAATAA
- a CDS encoding TrmH family RNA methyltransferase — protein sequence MSLQKTGKVKEITSLSNPIIKNLRALNQKKNRNQEGLFMAEGLKLVIDALNLGWTIQTLIFSKSITGNTAIENTAAHTVANGGFVIKASQKVMESITRRDNPQTVIGIFKQQWQPLETIKEQIEDVYVALDRVRDPGNLGTIIRTADAVGAKGVILIGEATDPFSPETVRATMGSIFAIPLYRCDENTFVNWSKNLKAMVVGTHLKGSTDYRKINFKNGPVILLMGNEKQGLSDILTNRCDKLARIPQSGRADSLNLAIATALMLYEIRRPYLTL from the coding sequence ATGTCTCTACAAAAAACTGGTAAGGTTAAAGAAATTACCTCCCTTAGCAATCCCATTATTAAAAATCTTCGAGCACTCAATCAAAAGAAAAACAGGAATCAAGAAGGTCTTTTCATGGCTGAAGGACTGAAATTGGTGATTGATGCTCTCAATCTCGGTTGGACAATACAGACACTTATTTTTTCTAAAAGCATCACCGGTAATACCGCCATTGAAAATACCGCTGCACACACTGTAGCCAATGGTGGTTTTGTCATTAAAGCTTCACAAAAGGTGATGGAATCCATCACCCGCCGCGATAATCCACAAACAGTGATTGGTATTTTTAAACAACAGTGGCAACCACTTGAAACAATAAAAGAACAAATCGAAGATGTTTATGTTGCCCTTGATCGGGTGCGTGATCCTGGAAATCTCGGTACCATTATTCGCACAGCTGATGCTGTAGGAGCTAAAGGCGTTATTTTAATCGGTGAGGCAACAGACCCCTTCTCACCGGAAACAGTACGAGCAACTATGGGATCAATTTTTGCCATACCTCTTTATCGCTGTGATGAAAATACCTTTGTAAATTGGTCTAAAAATTTAAAAGCTATGGTTGTTGGCACACATCTCAAAGGTTCTACTGATTATAGGAAAATTAACTTCAAAAATGGCCCCGTTATACTTCTCATGGGAAATGAAAAACAAGGATTATCAGATATTCTTACGAATCGTTGTGATAAACTCGCACGCATTCCACAAAGTGGACGCGCTGATTCTCTTAATTTAGCGATAGCAACAGCTCTCATGCTTTATGAAATCCGCCGTCCTTATTTAACACTGTAA
- a CDS encoding class I SAM-dependent methyltransferase, producing MLAQYFQMHHSDKYPQEKLPLILEAGVSADYALIDSGNGQKLERYGTYHIIRPEGQALWKPALSQKQWTDVDALFTGNREEEGVGRWHFPKKPLGETWPLTWNGLSFLGRFTSFRHVGVFPEQDAHWRFIEEQIVKATRPVKVLNLFGYTGIASLIGARAGANVTHVDASKKAIAWAKTNQEKAGLSDRSIRWICDDAVKFVERELRRKKTYDMILLDPPAYGRGPHGEIWQLFDNLPAMITNCRKLLSDNPLSIVLTAYSIRASFYALHALMRDELINLGGTVESGELILREEAAGRALSTSLFSRWVA from the coding sequence ATGCTTGCACAATATTTTCAAATGCACCATAGCGATAAATATCCGCAGGAAAAGTTACCGCTTATTTTAGAAGCAGGTGTGAGCGCAGATTATGCTCTCATTGATTCTGGGAATGGACAAAAATTAGAGCGTTATGGAACTTACCATATTATTCGTCCTGAAGGTCAAGCATTATGGAAACCTGCTTTATCACAAAAGCAGTGGACTGATGTTGATGCTCTTTTCACCGGCAATCGAGAAGAAGAAGGGGTTGGTCGTTGGCATTTCCCCAAAAAACCACTGGGTGAAACTTGGCCACTTACTTGGAATGGACTGTCTTTTCTTGGTCGTTTTACTTCCTTTCGCCACGTGGGGGTCTTTCCTGAACAAGATGCCCATTGGCGTTTTATCGAAGAACAAATTGTTAAAGCGACACGACCGGTTAAAGTGCTCAATCTTTTTGGCTACACAGGGATTGCTTCTTTGATTGGTGCGCGCGCAGGTGCAAATGTTACACATGTTGATGCTTCTAAAAAAGCCATTGCTTGGGCAAAAACCAATCAAGAAAAAGCAGGATTGTCAGATCGCTCTATTCGTTGGATTTGTGATGACGCTGTAAAATTTGTCGAACGCGAACTGCGTCGTAAAAAAACTTACGATATGATTCTTCTTGATCCTCCTGCATATGGGCGTGGTCCCCATGGCGAAATCTGGCAACTGTTCGACAATTTACCAGCTATGATCACAAACTGTCGTAAACTTCTCTCTGATAACCCTCTTTCTATTGTCTTGACAGCTTATTCTATTCGCGCTTCTTTCTATGCACTTCATGCTTTAATGCGTGATGAATTAATAAATCTCGGCGGTACAGTCGAATCAGGAGAATTGATCTTGCGTGAAGAAGCCGCTGGACGCGCCCTTTCTACTTCTCTTTTTAGTCGTTGGGTTGCCTGA
- a CDS encoding lipopolysaccharide assembly protein LapA domain-containing protein: MSIKRTLSAIALLIPTVLFVAFIIANRQMVALTLDPFRSNSESFTYHAPFSIWLFIFFGFGILLGNLMNWFACHKCKKALKKSKAELEKLKKSITDVV; this comes from the coding sequence ATGTCAATTAAACGTACCCTTTCAGCAATTGCTTTGCTGATTCCTACTGTTCTTTTCGTTGCTTTTATCATAGCGAATCGTCAGATGGTTGCATTAACTCTTGATCCTTTTCGGTCAAATTCTGAAAGTTTTACTTATCACGCCCCTTTTTCTATATGGCTCTTTATTTTTTTTGGTTTTGGTATTTTATTAGGAAACCTCATGAATTGGTTTGCATGTCATAAATGCAAAAAGGCTCTCAAAAAAAGTAAAGCCGAGCTCGAGAAACTGAAAAAATCGATCACAGATGTGGTGTAA
- the ihfB gene encoding integration host factor subunit beta — MVKSELVQIIARQNPHLFQRDVENIVNAIFEEISTALANGNRVELRGFGAFSVKSRSARNGRNPRTGEAVVVEEKWIPFFKTGKELRDRLNQ; from the coding sequence TTGGTTAAATCAGAGCTTGTGCAAATTATCGCCCGTCAAAACCCACATCTTTTTCAACGTGATGTGGAAAATATTGTGAACGCTATTTTTGAGGAAATTTCAACAGCACTTGCAAATGGTAATCGTGTTGAACTTCGCGGTTTTGGAGCTTTTTCTGTTAAAAGCCGTTCAGCCCGTAACGGCCGTAATCCACGAACAGGGGAAGCCGTTGTCGTTGAAGAAAAATGGATTCCTTTTTTCAAAACTGGAAAGGAACTGCGTGATCGGCTTAATCAATGA
- the lptC gene encoding LPS export ABC transporter periplasmic protein LptC, with protein MSVNNHYEDILTKSSFGDVFKKASRHSRYIRLLKFFLPLLALVAALIFCWFTFFLAPVASDPAPLNEEAEIMKLTMLNPKLEGYTRSHEPYWLKAEKAFQDRTHSGVINLQNITAEALMGKQRRVFLDAQGGVYDNINGFLQLDKPFTITTNDGMTVQFMAANINLSEGQLNTDQPVNIQRAGFHLIANALQIREKGQNMYFHGGVHLVLDKQ; from the coding sequence ATGTCCGTAAACAATCATTATGAAGACATTTTAACAAAATCATCCTTTGGGGATGTTTTTAAAAAAGCTTCTCGCCATTCGCGTTACATTCGTCTATTAAAATTTTTTTTACCTCTTTTGGCACTGGTTGCGGCACTTATTTTCTGCTGGTTTACATTTTTCTTAGCACCTGTTGCTTCTGATCCTGCTCCTTTAAATGAAGAGGCAGAGATAATGAAATTGACGATGCTCAATCCCAAATTAGAAGGTTATACGCGTTCTCATGAACCTTATTGGCTAAAAGCAGAGAAAGCATTTCAAGATCGTACCCACTCCGGAGTGATCAATTTGCAAAATATTACAGCTGAAGCGCTTATGGGCAAGCAAAGACGGGTTTTTCTTGATGCGCAAGGGGGCGTTTACGATAATATTAATGGTTTTTTACAGTTGGATAAGCCATTTACTATTACAACAAATGATGGGATGACTGTACAATTTATGGCAGCAAATATTAATTTGTCTGAAGGGCAGTTAAACACAGATCAACCTGTTAATATTCAACGCGCAGGTTTTCATCTTATCGCAAACGCTTTGCAGATTCGAGAAAAAGGGCAAAACATGTACTTTCATGGTGGTGTGCATTTGGTGCTTGACAAGCAATAA
- a CDS encoding LptA/OstA family protein, translating to MKPRKSYKKWRSFSLALSLGMLGFGAVLGYAEGAHFGINLSNDKKPVELYANSLEIRDKEGIALFKGDVSVVQGERILRTAKLVVYYDKAHKAVRKDQEDTKTSSPALFGSTGVKKMEALGKVYIKIATQVATGDKGVFDSKSKTMRLTGKNVTLTDGDNVATGCKLTADMESGKAFLEGCETSEKKGRVSIIFKQSQKDGH from the coding sequence ATGAAGCCGAGGAAATCATACAAAAAGTGGAGAAGTTTTTCTTTGGCTTTAAGCTTGGGAATGTTAGGGTTTGGAGCAGTTTTAGGATATGCTGAAGGTGCGCATTTTGGGATTAATTTATCAAATGATAAAAAACCTGTAGAACTCTATGCAAATTCTTTAGAAATACGTGATAAAGAAGGAATAGCGCTCTTTAAAGGTGATGTTTCGGTCGTTCAAGGTGAACGTATTCTGCGAACGGCAAAATTAGTTGTTTACTACGATAAGGCACATAAAGCTGTTCGGAAGGATCAAGAAGATACAAAGACATCCTCCCCTGCGTTGTTTGGCTCGACGGGTGTTAAGAAAATGGAAGCTTTAGGAAAAGTTTATATAAAAATTGCCACACAAGTCGCGACAGGTGACAAGGGTGTTTTTGATAGTAAGTCAAAAACAATGCGTTTGACAGGAAAGAATGTTACATTAACCGACGGCGATAATGTAGCAACAGGATGTAAATTAACAGCAGATATGGAAAGCGGAAAGGCTTTTCTAGAAGGGTGTGAGACATCCGAGAAAAAAGGTCGTGTTTCCATTATTTTTAAACAAAGTCAAAAGGATGGCCATTAA
- the lptB gene encoding LPS export ABC transporter ATP-binding protein, with the protein MFGIKRKKQTNKHDLASETLRKRLKGTLIASHLMKVYRGRQVVNGVSFGVRTGESVGILGPNGAGKTTCFYMVTGLIKSDGGTIKIDGFDVTHLPMYRRARLGIGYLPQEASIFRGLSVEDNIKAVLECVEKDRLKRREELDSLLHEFKIDHLRKMPALSLSGGERRRLEIARALASRPHFMLLDEPFAGIDPIAIFDIQQLIRYLTQRGIGVLITDHNVRETLGLVDRAYIIHAGRVLVHGHPNDIINNADVRRIYLGNQFSL; encoded by the coding sequence ATGTTTGGAATCAAGAGAAAAAAACAGACGAACAAACATGACCTTGCAAGTGAAACTTTAAGAAAGCGCTTAAAGGGAACCCTCATTGCCAGTCATTTGATGAAAGTTTACCGAGGAAGACAGGTTGTTAATGGTGTTTCTTTTGGTGTTCGTACAGGGGAATCTGTTGGTATTCTAGGTCCCAATGGTGCAGGCAAAACAACATGTTTTTATATGGTTACGGGACTTATTAAATCGGATGGAGGAACCATTAAAATTGATGGATTTGATGTTACCCATCTACCGATGTATAGACGTGCTCGTTTAGGCATAGGGTATCTTCCACAAGAAGCATCGATTTTTCGCGGTCTTTCCGTAGAAGACAACATTAAAGCTGTTTTGGAATGTGTCGAAAAAGACCGCCTCAAACGGCGAGAAGAGTTAGATAGCCTTTTACATGAATTTAAAATTGATCATTTACGCAAGATGCCAGCTCTCTCTTTATCAGGGGGAGAGCGTCGACGACTTGAAATTGCACGAGCATTAGCTTCTCGCCCTCATTTTATGTTACTTGACGAACCGTTTGCAGGAATTGATCCTATCGCCATTTTTGATATTCAACAGCTTATTCGTTATTTAACGCAGCGTGGAATTGGTGTTTTGATAACGGATCATAACGTGCGTGAAACATTAGGTCTTGTCGACCGTGCTTATATCATTCACGCGGGACGTGTGTTAGTTCACGGTCATCCTAACGATATCATCAACAACGCTGATGTACGCAGAATTTATTTGGGAAATCAGTTTTCTCTCTGA
- the ptsN gene encoding PTS IIA-like nitrogen regulatory protein PtsN → MNLSELIAPEAIIPALKANSKKQVLQILSERAAELTGLSERVIFDIVLQREKLGSTGLGSGIAIPHGKLPDMNRIIGIFARLENPVDFEALDDEPIDLIFLLLAPENAGADHLKALSQIARVLRHADVVQKLRNTHDAHTLYTLLIQNSESNAA, encoded by the coding sequence ATGAATTTGAGTGAGTTAATTGCACCGGAAGCAATTATTCCGGCTCTTAAAGCGAATTCGAAGAAACAAGTTCTACAAATTTTATCTGAAAGAGCTGCTGAGCTGACAGGTTTAAGTGAACGTGTAATTTTTGATATTGTTTTGCAACGTGAAAAACTAGGATCAACAGGTTTGGGGAGTGGTATTGCGATTCCACATGGAAAACTGCCTGATATGAACCGAATCATTGGTATATTTGCGCGCCTTGAAAACCCTGTTGATTTTGAAGCTCTTGATGATGAGCCTATAGATCTTATTTTTCTCCTTTTAGCGCCTGAGAACGCTGGTGCAGACCACTTAAAGGCTTTATCGCAGATTGCGCGTGTTTTGCGTCATGCTGATGTTGTGCAAAAATTGCGCAATACGCATGATGCTCATACGCTTTATACTTTATTAATTCAAAATTCAGAATCAAATGCAGCTTAA